Proteins co-encoded in one Mycobacterium mantenii genomic window:
- a CDS encoding cation-translocating P-type ATPase, with amino-acid sequence MTLTHTSGLTDAEVAQRVADGKSNAVRERATRSITDIVRANVFTRINAILGVLLLIVLATGSVINGMFGLLIVANSVVGMVQEIRAKQTLDKLAIVGQAKPLVRRQSGVRAVPPAEVVLDDIIELGPGDQVVVDGEIVEEANLEVDESLLTGEADPIAKAVGDPVMSGSFVVAGSGAYRATKVGPDAYATRLAEEASKFTLVKSELRNGINRILQFITYLLVPAGLLTIYTQLFTTHADWRQAVLRTVGALVPMVPEGLVLLTSVAFAVGVVRLGQRRCLVQELPAIEGLARVDVVCADKTGTLTESGMRVARVDELDQSGRQIADVLASLAAADPRPNASMRAIAETYHQPTGWTATATAPFKSATKWSGVSFHDHGNWVMGAPDVLLEPASAAADQAERIGAQGLRVLLLGASNVAVDHPDAPGRVTPVALVVLEQKVRPDAGQTLDFFAEQGVSVKVLSGDNAVSVGAVAGKLGLRGETMDARRLPSEPAKLADALDTHTTFGRVRPDQKRAVVRALQSHGHTVAMTGDGVNDVLALKDADIGVAMGAGSPASRAVAQIVLLDNRFATLPYVVGEGRRVIGNIERVANLFLTKTVYSVLLALLVGIECLLAKPLKADPLLYPFQPIHVTIAAWFTIGIPSFILSLAPNNERAHAGFVRRVLTSALPSGLIVGTATFASYLLAYHGRHATFVQQDQASTAALITLLMTALWVLAVVARPYEWWRVALVIASGLAYVVIFSLPLARKEFLLDPSNVVVTSTALGIGVLGAAAIEATWWIRAKVLGVQPRLWR; translated from the coding sequence ATGACTCTCACCCATACGTCTGGCCTGACCGACGCCGAAGTGGCGCAGCGGGTGGCCGACGGCAAGAGCAATGCGGTGCGCGAGCGCGCCACGCGCAGCATCACCGACATCGTCCGGGCCAACGTCTTCACCCGGATCAACGCGATCCTCGGGGTGTTGCTGCTGATCGTGCTGGCGACGGGCTCGGTGATCAATGGGATGTTCGGGCTGTTGATCGTCGCCAACAGTGTCGTCGGCATGGTGCAGGAGATCCGGGCCAAGCAGACACTGGACAAGCTCGCGATCGTGGGACAGGCGAAACCCTTGGTGCGCAGGCAATCCGGAGTTCGGGCGGTGCCGCCCGCCGAGGTGGTGCTCGACGACATCATCGAGCTCGGTCCCGGCGATCAGGTCGTGGTCGACGGCGAGATCGTCGAAGAGGCGAACCTGGAAGTCGACGAGTCGCTGCTGACCGGTGAGGCCGACCCGATCGCCAAGGCCGTCGGCGACCCGGTGATGTCGGGCAGTTTCGTCGTCGCGGGCAGCGGCGCCTACCGCGCCACCAAGGTCGGGCCGGACGCGTATGCGACCAGGCTCGCCGAGGAGGCCAGCAAGTTCACCTTGGTGAAATCCGAACTGCGCAACGGCATTAACCGCATCCTGCAGTTCATCACCTACCTGTTGGTGCCCGCCGGTCTGCTCACCATCTACACCCAGCTGTTCACCACGCACGCGGACTGGCGGCAGGCCGTGCTGCGCACGGTCGGCGCACTGGTGCCCATGGTGCCCGAAGGACTGGTGTTGCTGACGTCGGTCGCGTTCGCGGTCGGGGTCGTCCGGCTCGGTCAGCGCCGGTGCCTGGTGCAGGAGTTGCCCGCCATCGAGGGACTCGCGCGGGTCGACGTGGTCTGCGCGGACAAGACGGGCACCCTGACCGAAAGCGGCATGCGGGTCGCGCGGGTGGACGAGCTCGACCAATCCGGGCGGCAGATCGCCGATGTGCTGGCCTCGCTGGCCGCAGCCGATCCCCGGCCCAACGCGAGCATGCGGGCGATCGCCGAGACCTATCACCAACCGACCGGCTGGACCGCCACGGCGACAGCACCTTTCAAGTCGGCCACCAAGTGGAGCGGTGTGTCGTTTCACGACCATGGCAACTGGGTGATGGGAGCTCCGGACGTGCTGCTCGAGCCGGCATCGGCGGCGGCCGATCAGGCCGAGCGGATCGGGGCGCAGGGGTTGCGGGTCCTGCTGCTCGGCGCCAGTAACGTGGCCGTCGACCACCCCGACGCGCCGGGCCGCGTCACTCCCGTCGCGCTGGTGGTCCTCGAGCAGAAAGTGCGTCCGGATGCCGGGCAGACGCTGGATTTCTTTGCTGAGCAAGGTGTTTCGGTCAAAGTGCTTTCCGGGGACAACGCCGTCTCGGTCGGCGCCGTCGCCGGCAAGCTCGGGTTGCGCGGCGAGACGATGGACGCACGCCGGCTCCCCTCCGAGCCCGCGAAATTGGCCGACGCGCTGGACACCCACACCACCTTCGGCCGGGTCCGGCCGGACCAGAAGCGCGCCGTCGTGCGTGCCCTGCAATCACACGGCCACACCGTGGCGATGACCGGCGACGGCGTCAACGACGTGCTGGCGCTCAAGGACGCCGATATCGGTGTCGCGATGGGCGCGGGCAGCCCGGCATCTCGCGCCGTTGCGCAGATCGTCTTGCTGGACAACAGGTTTGCCACACTGCCCTACGTGGTCGGCGAGGGACGCCGGGTGATCGGCAACATCGAGCGCGTTGCCAACCTCTTTCTGACCAAGACCGTGTACTCGGTCCTGCTGGCGTTGCTGGTGGGCATCGAATGCCTGCTCGCCAAACCGCTCAAAGCCGACCCGCTGCTGTATCCGTTCCAGCCCATCCACGTCACCATCGCGGCCTGGTTCACCATCGGAATACCGTCGTTCATCCTGTCGCTGGCGCCCAACAACGAACGCGCCCACGCGGGTTTCGTGCGCCGGGTGCTGACCTCCGCGTTGCCCTCCGGACTGATCGTGGGCACCGCGACGTTCGCCTCCTACCTGCTGGCCTACCACGGCCGTCATGCGACCTTCGTCCAGCAGGATCAGGCGTCGACCGCGGCCCTCATCACGTTGCTGATGACCGCGCTGTGGGTGCTGGCGGTGGTGGCGCGCCCTTACGAGTGGTGGCGGGTGGCGCTGGTAATCGCTTCGGGCCTGGCCTATGTGGTGATTTTCAGCCTGCCGCTGGCGCGCAAGGAGTTCCTGCTCGACCCGTCCAATGTCGTGGTGACCTCGACCGCGCTGGGCATCGGTGTGTTGGGTGCCGCCGCCATCGAGGCCACCTGGTGGATCCGGGCCAAAGTGCTGGGGGTGCAGCCGCGGTTGTGGCGCTGA
- a CDS encoding VOC family protein: protein MSTDQHKHARRHTHWPPQLAPIGAIRFARRSSRFAETVGFYRDLVGLPLYETFGDSYGSNGAIFGLPSWNLTMEIVEAVEAVQVDHHEQLCLYFPDPQAQHAAVTRLRDAGVEPVEQHPYWAATGAVTFRDPDGREIVFAPFVFGVNEPENSGTSGTHEFPSG from the coding sequence ATGAGCACCGACCAGCACAAGCACGCGCGCCGCCACACGCACTGGCCGCCGCAGCTGGCGCCGATCGGCGCCATCCGCTTCGCGCGTCGCTCCTCACGCTTCGCCGAAACGGTGGGGTTCTACCGCGATCTGGTGGGGCTGCCGCTCTATGAAACCTTCGGGGACAGCTACGGAAGCAACGGCGCGATCTTCGGGCTGCCCAGCTGGAACCTCACCATGGAGATCGTGGAGGCCGTCGAAGCGGTCCAGGTGGACCATCACGAGCAGCTGTGTCTGTACTTTCCCGACCCACAGGCGCAACATGCCGCCGTGACACGTCTGCGTGACGCGGGCGTCGAACCCGTCGAACAGCACCCGTACTGGGCGGCCACCGGTGCGGTTACCTTCCGCGACCCGGATGGACGCGAAATCGTGTTCGCGCCGTTCGTATTCGGCGTCAACGAGCCCGAGAACAGCGGCACGTCCGGAACGCACGAATTTCCGTCAGGCTGA
- a CDS encoding antitoxin: MGFLDKAKDLLSQNADKVEMAIDKAGEFVDEKTQGKYTDTIQQVQEQARKATGAADTGDQQ, from the coding sequence ATGGGTTTCCTGGACAAGGCGAAGGACCTGCTGTCGCAGAACGCCGACAAGGTCGAGATGGCGATCGACAAGGCCGGCGAGTTCGTCGACGAGAAGACGCAGGGCAAGTACACCGACACCATTCAACAGGTGCAGGAGCAGGCCAGGAAGGCCACCGGCGCCGCCGACACCGGCGACCAGCAGTAG
- a CDS encoding VOC family protein translates to MPTRDCAPLGAPCWIDLTTSDVARAQEFYGEVFGWTFESAGPEYGGYVNVAKDGHPVAGIMANRPEAGSPDHWATYFHTADIDTTLGAVTAAGGQVCMAMEVPAKGHMAVATDPAGAAFGLWQPLEHRGFELIGAAGSPVWHQLTTRGYGAALDFYRDVLGWQVEPVSDTDEFRYSTARLGGEDLLGVMDGAAFLPPEIPSNWVIFFGAEDVDETLRVIAGNGGMVVRGAEDTPYGRLAAASDPMGAVFNLSSLQT, encoded by the coding sequence GTGCCTACCCGTGACTGCGCTCCGCTGGGCGCCCCGTGCTGGATCGATCTGACCACGTCCGACGTTGCCCGCGCCCAGGAGTTCTACGGCGAGGTCTTCGGCTGGACGTTCGAGTCCGCCGGACCCGAGTACGGCGGATACGTCAACGTCGCCAAGGACGGTCATCCGGTGGCCGGCATCATGGCCAACCGGCCCGAAGCCGGGTCGCCCGACCACTGGGCCACCTATTTCCACACCGCCGACATCGACACGACGCTGGGCGCCGTCACCGCGGCCGGTGGTCAGGTGTGCATGGCGATGGAGGTACCCGCCAAGGGCCACATGGCCGTGGCGACCGATCCTGCCGGAGCGGCGTTCGGGTTGTGGCAGCCGCTAGAGCATCGCGGGTTCGAGCTGATCGGGGCCGCTGGCTCGCCGGTCTGGCACCAGCTGACCACGCGCGGCTACGGCGCGGCCCTCGACTTCTACCGCGACGTGCTTGGATGGCAGGTCGAGCCCGTTTCCGACACCGACGAATTTCGCTACAGCACAGCGCGACTCGGCGGTGAGGATCTACTCGGGGTGATGGACGGCGCCGCATTCTTGCCACCGGAAATCCCGTCGAACTGGGTGATCTTCTTCGGCGCCGAGGATGTCGACGAGACCCTGCGGGTGATCGCCGGCAACGGCGGCATGGTGGTGCGCGGCGCCGAGGACACCCCGTACGGGCGGCTGGCCGCGGCGAGCGATCCCATGGGTGCGGTCTTCAACCTGTCCTCGCTGCAGACCTAG
- a CDS encoding type II toxin-antitoxin system Rv0910 family toxin → MAKLSGSIDVPLPPEVAWQHASDLSRFKDWLTIHRVWRSRLPDEIEKGTVVESIVEVKGMHNRIKWTVVRYKPPEGMTLNGDGVGGVKVKLLAKIQPTVDGSIVSFDVHLGGPALFGPIGMIVAAALRGDINQSLENFVMVFTRPDPSTNGDGGSRRCGGADEF, encoded by the coding sequence ATGGCGAAGCTTTCCGGATCCATCGATGTCCCGCTGCCACCCGAGGTGGCCTGGCAGCATGCCTCCGACCTGTCCCGGTTCAAGGACTGGCTGACCATCCACCGCGTGTGGCGCAGCAGATTGCCCGACGAGATCGAGAAGGGCACGGTCGTCGAGTCGATCGTCGAGGTCAAGGGCATGCACAACCGGATCAAGTGGACGGTGGTGCGCTACAAGCCGCCCGAGGGCATGACGCTCAACGGCGACGGCGTCGGCGGGGTCAAGGTCAAGCTGCTGGCGAAGATTCAGCCCACGGTCGACGGCTCCATCGTCAGCTTCGATGTGCACCTGGGCGGCCCGGCGCTGTTCGGCCCCATCGGCATGATCGTCGCCGCGGCCCTGCGCGGCGATATCAATCAGTCGTTGGAGAACTTCGTAATGGTATTCACCCGGCCCGACCCGAGTACGAACGGAGACGGTGGGTCTCGTCGTTGCGGTGGCGCCGATGAGTTTTAG
- a CDS encoding carotenoid oxygenase family protein, with the protein MDVEIVAKFLSTLPEDDDHPYRTGPWRPQTTEWDADDLAAVEGEIPPDLDGVYLRNTENPLHPALKTYHPFDGDGMLHVVGFRDGKAFYRNRFIRTDGFLAENEAGEPLWPGLAEPVQLARREQGWGARTKMKDASSTDVIVHRGIALTSFYQCGDLYRIDPYSAATLGKESWNGGFPADWGVSAHPKVDNRTGELLFFNYSKQEPYMHYGVVDERNELAHYVDIPLPGPRLPHDMAFTENYAILNDFPLFWDPQLLEHDVHLPRFYPHMPSRFAVIPRRGATQNIRWFEADPTFVLHFTNAYEDGDEIVLDGFFEGDPSPLDTGGTKWEKLFRFLALDRLQARLHRWRLNMVTGSVREERLSESITEFGTINPGYAGGDYRYTYAATGKPGWFLFDGLVKHDLSTGTEEGFSFGEGVYGSETAMAPRVGATGEDDGYLVTLTTDMNADASYCLVFDAARVADGPVCKLQLPERISSGTHSTWAPGAQLRRWDTADSAAGAIGL; encoded by the coding sequence ATGGATGTTGAGATCGTCGCAAAGTTCCTGTCCACCTTGCCCGAAGACGACGACCACCCCTACCGCACCGGACCGTGGCGCCCGCAGACCACCGAGTGGGACGCCGACGACCTCGCCGCCGTGGAGGGCGAGATCCCTCCCGACCTGGATGGCGTCTACCTGCGCAACACCGAGAACCCGCTGCACCCGGCATTGAAGACCTATCACCCGTTCGACGGCGACGGCATGCTGCACGTGGTCGGATTCCGGGACGGAAAGGCCTTCTACCGCAACCGATTCATCCGCACCGACGGATTCCTGGCCGAGAACGAGGCGGGCGAGCCGCTGTGGCCGGGTCTGGCCGAGCCCGTGCAATTGGCGCGGCGCGAGCAGGGGTGGGGCGCGCGCACGAAGATGAAGGATGCGTCGAGCACGGACGTCATCGTCCACCGCGGTATCGCGCTGACCAGTTTCTACCAGTGCGGCGACCTGTATCGGATCGACCCGTACTCGGCCGCCACGCTCGGCAAGGAGTCGTGGAACGGGGGCTTCCCGGCCGACTGGGGCGTCTCCGCACATCCCAAGGTAGACAACAGAACCGGTGAACTGCTGTTCTTCAACTACAGCAAGCAAGAGCCGTACATGCATTACGGTGTGGTCGACGAGCGCAACGAGCTGGCGCACTATGTCGACATCCCGCTACCCGGTCCGCGGCTCCCCCACGACATGGCGTTCACCGAAAACTACGCCATTCTCAACGACTTTCCGTTGTTCTGGGATCCCCAGCTGCTCGAGCACGACGTGCACCTGCCGCGCTTCTATCCCCACATGCCGTCGCGGTTCGCGGTGATCCCGCGTCGTGGCGCCACCCAAAACATTCGCTGGTTCGAGGCCGACCCGACGTTCGTGCTGCACTTCACCAACGCATACGAGGACGGCGACGAGATCGTGCTCGACGGCTTCTTCGAAGGCGATCCGTCCCCGCTTGACACCGGAGGGACGAAGTGGGAGAAGCTGTTTCGCTTCCTCGCCCTGGACCGCCTGCAGGCCCGGCTGCACCGGTGGCGCCTCAACATGGTCACGGGCTCGGTGCGAGAAGAGCGGCTGTCGGAGTCCATCACCGAGTTCGGCACCATCAATCCCGGCTACGCGGGCGGCGACTACCGCTACACCTATGCCGCCACCGGCAAGCCAGGCTGGTTCTTATTCGACGGCCTGGTCAAACACGACCTGAGCACCGGCACCGAGGAGGGGTTCTCGTTCGGTGAGGGCGTCTACGGCAGCGAGACCGCGATGGCGCCGCGCGTGGGCGCCACCGGCGAAGACGACGGCTACCTGGTCACCCTCACCACCGACATGAACGCCGACGCCTCCTACTGCCTGGTGTTCGACGCCGCCCGGGTCGCCGACGGCCCTGTGTGCAAACTTCAACTGCCGGAACGTATTTCCAGCGGCACCCACTCGACGTGGGCGCCCGGTGCGCAATTGCGGCGCTGGGACACCGCCGACTCGGCCGCCGGCGCGATCGGACTGTGA